DNA sequence from the bacterium genome:
GGCGCACGTTCACGCCGAAGGGCAGCTGGCAGCCGCCGTCGAGGCGCTCGAGCAGCGCGCGCTCCACCGCGACGGCGCGGCCGTCCGGTTCGCAGTGCAGGCGGTGCACGAGATCGCGCACGCGCGGTTCGTCGCGGCACTGCAGGGCGAGCATGCCCTGCGCGGGGGCGGGCACGAAGTCGTCCACTTCCAGCGGCAGCACGCAGAGGTCGCCCAGGTCGAGCTCCAGGCGCAGCACGCCCGCGCGCGCCAGCAGGATCGCGTCGTACTGACCTTCGCGCAGCTTGCGCACGCGCGTGGGCACGTTGCCGCGCAGGTCGGCGATCACGAGGTCGGGGCGCAGGTCGTGCAGCTGCGCCTGGCGGCGGGCCGCGCTGGTGCCCATCCGCGCGCCGTCCGGCAGCGGGAGCAGCTCGCCGGCGGCCAGCCGATCCCGGTCCACGCTGCCCGGCCGCACCAGCAGGGCTTCGCGCGGATCCTCGCGGCCGACCAGTGCGGCCAGCACCAGTCCCGCCGGCATCCCGGTCGCGAGGTCCTTCATCGAGTGCACGGCCAGGTCGACGCGGCCGTCGAGCTGGGCGTCCTCGAGCTCCTTCGTGAAGAAGCCCTTGCCCTCGAGCTGGGACAGGGGCACGTCGTCGATGCGGTCGCCCTGCGTCTTGATGATGGTCAGGGACGTCCGCGCGCCGAGGGCGCCGAGCAGGCCCTGGACGTGATGGGCCTGCCACAGGGCCAGCTCGCTGCCGCGGGTGCCGATGCGGATGATGTCGGTGCCGTCGCCAGGATTCACGTCGCCTCCTCGCCGATCGCCGGAATGCCGCCGCCGCGGCCCAATCTAGGAATTGCCTGTTCGATTTGTGTCACGGAGACGTCACGTCCGTGGAAAAAACCACACGCTTGGCGTCCCGGAAGTGCTATGATCACAGGCAAGTATAAGACCGACCGCGGTCTGAGTCGATCGCCCACACCGCCGCCGGGCCCGCCCCCCGAGGCCGAGCGGCAACGGATGCGCATGTCGGTTCGCCTGCCGGTGCGACTGTTCCTGCCGTTTTTGGCGCTGCTCGCGGGCGCCGCCGTCGCCGCGCCCGTCTCCCAAGACACCGCCCGCCAGGTCGCCCGCAACTGGGTCTGCGACGTCGCCCACCGCGGTGGAGGGTGGGCCGGCGCCTCGCGGCCGACGCTGGTGGACGAGGGGGCGCTGGCCGCGGGCGACACGGTCCTGGCCTGGATCTTCCGGGTCGCGCCGCGGGGTTACGTCGCGGTTTCCGGCCGCCTCGAGCTGACGC
Encoded proteins:
- the hemC gene encoding hydroxymethylbilane synthase codes for the protein MNPGDGTDIIRIGTRGSELALWQAHHVQGLLGALGARTSLTIIKTQGDRIDDVPLSQLEGKGFFTKELEDAQLDGRVDLAVHSMKDLATGMPAGLVLAALVGREDPREALLVRPGSVDRDRLAAGELLPLPDGARMGTSAARRQAQLHDLRPDLVIADLRGNVPTRVRKLREGQYDAILLARAGVLRLELDLGDLCVLPLEVDDFVPAPAQGMLALQCRDEPRVRDLVHRLHCEPDGRAVAVERALLERLDGGCQLPFGVNVRRLGDGFRLSAFWSPRDGVGAPLHLRLDGPDPEALGDEALRRIRDREGKPA